In Deltaproteobacteria bacterium, the following are encoded in one genomic region:
- a CDS encoding PHP domain-containing protein: MKLLKTDLHIHTKEDPEDRISYSAFELIDRASAKSFDALAITNHQEQTYSPRLKSYAAERGIVLIPGVEATIRDKHVLLLNMPFKNGRFNSFEDVLKHKAANNLVIAPHPFFPSPTCLNGQLEATPHLFDAIEYSHFYNHRINYNKPALRFARKYGLPVVGNSDAHIPDQFGLTYSLVEAKKDPDDIIRAIKAGRVKPVSRPLPLTQLIGIFMRVGTTKRFTWKRALELLCTGAVSIGGILDGRL, from the coding sequence ATGAAGTTATTAAAGACTGACTTACATATCCACACAAAAGAGGATCCTGAAGACCGTATCTCATACTCGGCCTTTGAGCTGATTGATCGCGCCTCGGCAAAAAGTTTTGACGCCCTTGCCATTACGAATCACCAAGAGCAGACTTATAGTCCAAGGCTTAAGTCTTATGCAGCCGAGCGTGGTATTGTGTTGATCCCCGGGGTTGAAGCCACCATCAGGGACAAGCACGTGCTGCTGCTCAATATGCCATTCAAAAATGGCCGCTTCAATAGCTTTGAGGACGTCCTAAAACATAAGGCCGCAAACAATTTGGTCATTGCTCCCCACCCCTTCTTTCCGAGTCCGACCTGCCTGAACGGACAACTCGAAGCCACCCCCCACTTGTTTGACGCAATTGAATACAGTCATTTCTACAATCACCGGATCAATTATAACAAGCCGGCGCTCCGGTTTGCCCGCAAGTACGGACTGCCTGTTGTGGGAAACTCAGATGCCCACATACCAGACCAATTTGGCTTGACTTATTCGCTGGTTGAGGCAAAAAAGGACCCTGATGACATTATCCGGGCCATAAAGGCCGGCCGGGTCAAGCCGGTTTCACGACCACTTCCATTAACGCAGTTAATAGGAATATTCATGCGCGTTGGCACAACAAAGCGTTTCACCTGGAAAAGGGCTCTGGAACTGTTGTGCACAGGCGCGGTATCTATTGGGGGCATCTTGGACGGGAGACTCTGA
- a CDS encoding ArsB/NhaD family transporter has protein sequence MEGALVPIIVFLLVYMAVTFELTNKAVAALLGVAVIVMLHIVSAHRAVSFIDFETIMLLMGMMIIVSVLRSTGLFTLISVRIAELTGGSPLKILLFFSVVTATMSAFLDNVTTVLITIPIIIELTKGMGLDPKLYVISQALISNVGGTATLIGDPPNIIIGSKVGLTFNQFIVNLTFPVIVIFMAALLFIWGVNRKNFKPINTDFMKLFSFHLLLEKIRFEFMDRQIDKVLMIKCLICLGLTILLFTTQTITKLSPGVVALSVAMFLLIISRADVEHVLEDVEWGTLLFFAGLFILVGVLEEHGVIEWIAKEVFMKVGQNPYIIVLMVLWVSGIASGFMDNIPFTVTMIPIIEHMLQSTPIPNNILWWALALGACLGGNFTYIGASANIVAVGISRKLKHEITFLEFIKTSVAVTLISLVLASVYLMIYLWTSL, from the coding sequence ATGGAAGGCGCGCTAGTACCAATCATTGTTTTTTTGCTCGTTTACATGGCGGTTACATTTGAGCTTACAAACAAGGCAGTCGCAGCGCTCCTTGGTGTAGCAGTAATTGTAATGCTTCATATTGTCAGTGCGCATCGTGCGGTTTCATTTATCGACTTTGAGACAATCATGCTTCTTATGGGCATGATGATCATTGTCAGCGTGTTGCGCAGCACAGGGTTATTTACCCTCATTTCTGTGAGAATTGCAGAACTTACTGGAGGAAGTCCTTTAAAAATACTACTTTTCTTCTCAGTTGTGACTGCGACGATGTCAGCATTTCTTGATAATGTGACAACGGTTCTGATTACTATACCTATCATCATTGAGCTCACAAAAGGAATGGGGCTTGATCCCAAGCTGTATGTCATAAGCCAGGCGCTGATTTCAAATGTTGGCGGCACGGCAACGCTCATAGGAGATCCTCCTAATATTATTATTGGCTCTAAGGTTGGGCTTACATTCAACCAGTTCATTGTGAATCTGACATTCCCCGTAATCGTTATATTTATGGCCGCACTTCTTTTCATATGGGGCGTAAACAGAAAAAACTTCAAGCCGATTAATACGGATTTCATGAAATTGTTTTCATTCCATCTGCTCCTTGAAAAAATCCGTTTTGAATTCATGGATAGACAGATTGACAAGGTGCTTATGATCAAATGTCTTATCTGTCTTGGTCTGACAATATTGCTTTTCACAACCCAAACAATAACGAAACTCTCTCCAGGCGTTGTCGCATTGTCAGTTGCCATGTTCCTCTTGATAATATCACGTGCTGATGTTGAGCATGTCCTTGAGGATGTTGAGTGGGGGACATTATTATTCTTCGCAGGGCTCTTCATACTTGTGGGTGTTCTGGAGGAACACGGCGTCATTGAATGGATCGCTAAAGAAGTTTTCATGAAGGTGGGGCAAAATCCTTACATAATTGTTCTTATGGTGCTTTGGGTGTCCGGGATTGCGTCGGGTTTTATGGATAATATCCCCTTTACCGTCACTATGATTCCGATTATTGAGCATATGCTTCAATCGACCCCCATACCGAACAATATTCTCTGGTGGGCGCTGGCGCTGGGCGCCTGTCTCGGGGGAAATTTTACGTATATAGGCGCATCGGCCAATATCGTAGCTGTAGGCATTTCCAGAAAATTAAAACATGAGATAACTTTTCTTGAATTCATAAAAACCAGCGTTGCCGTGACTCTTATATCGCTTGTGTTAGCTTCGGTATATCTTATGATTTATCTTTGGACGTCATTATGA
- a CDS encoding SAM-dependent methyltransferase translates to MNREKWNPGQLLQLSGQYWATCTLHAAVKLDVFSAIGNEQLTSGNIAQKLNGDKKGVKRLLDALAAMNLLEKAGDKYSNTPESRSFLSKDSPGYLGHMIMHHHHLVDSWSRLDQAVKAGTPVRARASYSSDEWRESFLMGMFNLAMMLAPRLVTEIDLSNRRHLLDLGAGPGTYAIHFCLNNPQLKATVYDLPDTRPFAEKIIEKFDFTGRIDFMPGNYLEESIEGTYDVAWLSHILHGEGPEECQRIIEKVISALEPGGMIIVHDFVLENTMDGPLFPALFSLNMLLGTPDGQAYSEKQITDMLARAGVKEIYRLPFHGPNDSGIITGKL, encoded by the coding sequence ATGAACCGAGAGAAATGGAATCCGGGTCAACTACTTCAATTATCCGGACAGTACTGGGCGACTTGCACACTTCATGCTGCAGTCAAGCTCGATGTGTTTAGTGCAATCGGAAACGAACAGCTCACAAGCGGCAATATTGCGCAGAAGCTAAATGGAGATAAAAAAGGAGTAAAAAGGCTTCTTGATGCCCTGGCGGCCATGAATCTTCTGGAAAAGGCAGGTGACAAATACTCTAACACTCCGGAAAGCAGATCTTTCCTCTCAAAAGACTCTCCCGGGTACCTTGGCCATATGATCATGCACCATCATCATCTTGTGGATTCATGGTCCAGGCTGGATCAGGCCGTTAAGGCCGGCACGCCTGTCAGGGCAAGAGCGTCTTACAGCAGCGACGAATGGCGAGAGAGCTTCCTTATGGGGATGTTCAACCTGGCCATGATGCTGGCTCCTCGCCTGGTAACTGAAATAGATCTTTCCAATCGACGTCATCTGCTCGACCTGGGCGCTGGACCGGGCACCTATGCGATCCATTTTTGCCTGAACAATCCGCAGCTCAAAGCCACGGTCTACGACCTTCCTGATACCAGACCTTTTGCCGAAAAAATCATTGAAAAATTTGATTTTACTGGCCGGATAGATTTCATGCCTGGCAATTATTTGGAAGAAAGCATTGAAGGCACCTATGACGTAGCCTGGCTTTCTCATATTCTGCACGGAGAAGGCCCTGAGGAGTGTCAACGGATCATTGAAAAGGTTATTTCAGCCCTTGAGCCGGGCGGTATGATCATCGTCCACGATTTCGTTTTAGAGAACACCATGGACGGTCCTCTTTTTCCTGCGCTTTTTTCACTTAACATGCTCTTGGGCACGCCGGATGGTCAGGCCTATTCTGAAAAACAGATTACAGACATGTTGGCCAGAGCCGGCGTAAAGGAAATTTATCGCCTTCCTTTCCATGGCCCCAATGATTCAGGGATTATTACAGGCAAACTCTGA